Proteins co-encoded in one Cataglyphis hispanica isolate Lineage 1 chromosome 4, ULB_Chis1_1.0, whole genome shotgun sequence genomic window:
- the LOC126848913 gene encoding LOW QUALITY PROTEIN: ankyrin repeat and KH domain-containing protein mask-like (The sequence of the model RefSeq protein was modified relative to this genomic sequence to represent the inferred CDS: inserted 4 bases in 2 codons) → MEYFAIDQVELDEDHPESSKFLLTSEDTERSVDLETQVSLWALSATALIGKLSLDDRKDLSDHEVLRCLTSSVSCGLDEAAAALTRMRSDNPRTPNEKRSLVETCIDGDFGTVRKLLIEGRSVHETTEEGESLLSLACSARYYELAQVLLAMNVNVENRGIKGDCTPLMEAASAGHVDIVSLLIAHGADVNAQSTSGNTPLMYGCIGGHDEVVRVLLEAGANVEDHNENGHTPLMEAASAGHCLIAKILLDHGAGINTHSNEFKESALTLACYKGHLEMVRFLLEAGADQEHKTDEMHTALMEASMDGHVEVARLLLDSGAQVNMPTDSFESPLTLAACGGHVDLAMLLIERGANIEEVNDEGYTPLMEAAREGHEEMVALLLSQGANINAQTEETQETALTLVCCGGFLEVSDFLIKAGADIELGASTPLMEAAQEGHLQLVEYLLQSAADVHAQTQTGNTALTYACENGHTDVADLLLQFGADLEHESEGGRTPLMKACRAGHLCTVQFLISKRADVNRQTTNNDHTPLSLACAGGHLVVVELLLANSANPFHKLKDNSTMLIEAAKGGHTTIVQLLLDYPHSIMMSAPHNAASASLLLPQQQQQQHISHQQHVPHPQQTSRGSGGYTSLSEPNICLSPTPTASTQGVNVTESQKNTRQEHILHKQLILEELQRVERDLQRRDAGHLLSDPRSSIVNQSQQQNSSKTEALLPVLNIDLPDPEVRKYKENACAFLTGAQKSKTSSINERVLKFKDDQDLPLDDAFESFRSLSFDDAVEKDQEKFELKRLDMSNNKEQQRQQQQQHLQTQIVQQSGSSHVTQEYFTNPVLSVPSVSLSTLPSLQVPSAGVQIEADISAGLQRTRTQSLQNPAIKNRLRAFKEGFRQGSIHFRKCMQHINSDTFQPQLLLQFSQITVNGTTGIIDSIPPHQSSSYAQSTTCTTNQVQVVTQTQAPAITTSSNIAAVDKKQMYTAPITGKNKKTRYPLLSQQQQSCQQQQTASAQQTSNFPTQNYQLDPATVGGYTTNQVPPTPFSCMDVDSETDSNRDTALTLACAGGHEELVELLLLRKAAIEHRDKKGFTPLILAATAGHQKVVDILLNHGADIEAQSERTKDTPLSLACSGGRYEVVEHLLNRGANKEHRNVSDYTPLSLAASGGYVNIIKLLLASGAEINSRTGSKLGISPLMLAAMNGHTAAVKLLLDMGCDINAQIETNRNTALTLACFQGRHEIVSLLLDRKANVEHRAKTGLTPLMEAASGGYVEVGRVLLSKGADVNATPVPSSRDTALTIAADKGHCRFVELLLTRGIQVEVKNKKGNSPLWLAANGGHLSVVDLLYHAGANIDSQDNRKVSCLMAAFRKGHIKVVKWMMNHVIQFPSDQEMTRYIATVSDKELLEKCQECMKVIRAAKETQAIKANKNATILLEELDMEKTXEESKKADAARRRESKKKKKLEKKEEKRKLHXKNETAFEDKEENGKKSGDEECDRVDDSEHEGGERMESVPSSMNRSPEDPDREKGDSGIDANSHGSCSSNDVMAREKKKDKKKKKNNTPNNNVKIKRITYMTPLVSYQLFIFYFFIFFIKMGLTPLMGAASDGYVEVYRMLFSKGVLTQHLFPISKSNKIQQLSIVLIVNNYILFLSKIKKRYNY, encoded by the exons ATGGAGTATTTCGCGATTGATCAAGTTGAATTGGACGAAGATCATCCTGAATCCTCGAAATTTTTGTTGACTTCTGAGGATACTGAGCGTTCTGTGGACCTTGAAACTCAAGTGAGTCTCTGGGCACTCTCTGCGACAGCTCTTATTGGAAAATTGTCATTGGACGATAGGAAGGACTTGTCCGACCACGAGGTGCTCCGATGTTTAACATCTAGTGTTTCTTGTGGATTGGACGAGGCTGCGGCCGCATTAACACGTATGCGTAGTGACAATCCACGTACGCCGAACGAAAAGCGTTCTCTCGTCGAGACGTGCATCGATGGAGACTTTGGTACTGTTCGGAAATTGTTGATAGAGGGCCGAAGCGTTCATGAAACTACTGAGGAAGGAGAAAGCTTACTCTCTTTAGCTTGCTCAGCTCGTTACTACGAACTTGCTCAG gtCCTTTTGGCGATGAATGTCAATGTAGAAAATCGTGGCATCAAAGGGGACTGTACCCCCTTAATGGAAGCCGCCAGTGCAGGACACGTAGATATCGTGAGTTTGTTGATCGCTCACGGAGCAGATGTCAACGCTCAATCTACTTCAG GTAATACACCTCTTATGTATGGATGCATTGGTGGACATGATGAGGTTGTACGTGTCTTATTAGAAGCGGGAGCTAATGTTGAAGATCATAATGAGAATGGTCATACACCTTTAATGGAAGCAGCGAGTGCTGGTCATTGTCTAATTGCCAAGATTTTACTTGATCATGGTGCTGGCATCAATACTCATTCCAATGAATTTAAAGAATCGGCATTAACGTTAGCCTGCTATAAAGGACATTTAGAGATGGTTCGCTTTTTATTGGAAGCTGGTGCAGATCAG GAGCATAAAACTGATGAGATGCATACAGCCCTCATGGAAGCATCGATGGATGGTCATGTGGAAGTTGCTCGTTTACTTTTAGATTCAGGTGCCCAAGTAAATATGCCGACGGACAGCTTTGAATCACCATTAACATTAGCTGCTTGTGGAGGTCATGTGGACTTGGCTATGCTTCTAATCGAGCGTGGAGCAAACATTGAAGAAGTTAATGATGAAGGTTACACACCGTTAATGGAAGCAGCGCGTGAAGGTCACGAAGAGATGGTCGCTTTACTTTTGAGTCAAG gtGCAAACATCAATGCCCAAACTGAGGAAACTCAAGAAACGGCGCTTACCTTGGTCTGTTGTGGCGGTTTTCTGGAAGTTtccgattttttaattaaagcggGGGCAGATATAGAATTGGGTGCTTCGACGCCTTTGATGGAGGCCGCGCAAGAGGGACACTTACAACTTGTGGAATATTTGCTGCAATCCGCAGCGGATGTTCATGCTCAGACACAGACGGGGAATACAGCTTTGACATATGCCTGCGAGAATGGTCATACTGACGTTGCTGatcttttattacaatttggcGCTGATtta GAGCATGAATCAGAGGGAGGTAGAACTCCCCTGATGAAGGCTTGTAGAGCAGGTCATCTGTGTACAGTTCAATTCCTCATTTCGAAGCGTGCTGATGTTAATCGACAAACAACAAACAATGATCATACTCCTCTTTCATTGGCATGCGCTGGTGGTCATCTTGTAGTAGTTGAACTGCTTCTAGCAAACTCTGCAAAtccatttcataaattaaag GATAACTCTACTATGCTGATAGAAGCGGCAAAAGGTGGTCACACTACTATTGTTCAGCTTTTATTGGATTATCCTCATAGCATTATGATGAGTGCCCCCCATAATGCTGCATCTGCGTCATTGTTATTACcacagcaacaacaacaacagcataTAAGTCATCAGCAGCATGTACCTCATCCTCAACAAACTTCTAGAGGCAGTGGAGGGTACACGAGTTTGTCAGAACCTAATATCTGTCTTAGTCCGACACCAACAGCGTCGACACAAGGAGTAAATGTAACCGAAAGTCAGAAAAATACTAGACAAGAGCATATCCTTCATAAACAACTAATACTTGAGGAATTACAA AGGGTAGAGCGAGATTTGCAAAGGAGAGATGCAGGACATTTATTGTCTGATCCGCGAAGTTCTATTGTAAATCAATCCCAGCAACAAAATTCTAGTAAGACTGAGGCATTATTACCAGTgctaaatattgatttaccgGATCCTGAAGTACGAAAGTACAAAGAAAACGCTTGCGCATTTCTTACTGGAGCTCAAAAATCTAAAACTTCCTCCATTAATGAAAGAGTGTTGAAATTCAAGGATGACCAAGATCTTCCACTTGACGATGCGTTTGAAAGTTTTCGCTCCCTCAGTTTTGATGATGCAGTTGAga aagatcaagaaaaatttgagtTAAAAAGATTGGATATGTCGAATAACAAAGAACAACAacggcagcagcagcaacaacattTGCAAACTCAAATAGTACAGCAAAGTGGAAGTTCCCATGTAACTCAAGAATATTTCACTAATCCTGTGCTGTCAGTACCGTCGGTCTCTCTATCTACGCTACCATCGCTGCAAGTACCCAGTGCTGGTGTCCAGATAGAAGCCGATATATCAGCGGGCTTACAACGAACACGTACGCAATCGTTGCAAAATCCAGCGATAAAGAATCGTCTGAGAGCTTTCAAGGAAGGATTTCGCCAGGGTAGCATACATTTTCGCAAATGTATGCAACATATTAACAGTGATACCTTTCAGCCTCAATTATTGCTTCAATTCTCTCAAATAA CTGTCAATGGAACAACGGGAATAATAGACAGTATACCGCCTCATCAATCAAGCAGTTATGCACAATCTACAACTTGTACCACTAATCAAGTTCAAGTCGTTACCCAAACTCAAGCACCTGCTATTACAACCTCTTCAAACATTGCCGCCGTTGATAAGAAACAAATGTACACTGCGCCGATTACCGGTAAGAATAAGAAGACCAGATATCCTCTCCTGTCTCAACAGCAACAATCTTGCCAGCAACAACAAACTGCCAGTGCTCAACAGACTTCCAATTTTCCGACGCAAAATTATCAACTAGATCCGGCGACAG TTGGAGGATACACGACTAACCAAGTTCCACCTACTCCATTCTCATGTATGGATGTTGATTCAGAAACTGACAGTAATCGTGACACAGCATTGACCCTAGCTTGTGCCGGAGGGCATGAAGAGCTTGTTgaacttcttcttcttcgtaaAGCAGCTATag AACATAGAGATAAGAAAGGATTTACTCCACTCATTTTGGCTGCAACAGCGGGTCACCAGAAAGTAGTCGATATTCTACTTAATCATGGTGCTGACATTGAAGCACAATCTGAACGTACCAAGGATACACCATTGTCTCTTGCGTGTAGCGGAGGTAGATACGAAGTAGTCGAGCACTTGCTTAATCGCGGTGCAAATAAAGAACATCGTAATGTTTCTGACTATACACCTTTGAGTCTCGCGGCATCTGGTGGAtatgtgaatataataaagctGCTACTCGCTTCTGGTGCTGAAATTAATTCTCGTACCGGCTCGAAATTGGGTATATCTCCACTTATGCTTGCTGCTATGAATGGGCATACTG CGGCAGTTAAATTACTGTTGGATATGGGTTGTGATATCAATGCACAAATCGAGACAAACCGTAATACAGCATTGACACTCGCGTGCTTCCAAGGAAGACATGAAATTGTTAGTCTTCTTCTTGATCGAAAAGCCAATGTTGAACATCGAGCTAAG actgGTCTAACACCGCTAATGGAAGCTGCTAGTGGTGGATACGTTGAGGTTGGTCGCGTGTTACTTAGCAAAGGTGCGGATGTTAACGCAACACCTGTCCCATCATCTCGCGACACTGCCCTAACTATTGCCGCTGATAAAGGTCACTGCCGTTTCGTAGAACTCTTATTGACAAG aGGAATTCAAGtcgaagtaaaaaataaaaagggtAACAGCCCATTATGGTTAGCTGCAAATGGCGGGCATCTTAGTGTCGTAGATCTGTTGTATCATGCGGGTGCAAATATCGACTCGCAGGATAATCGTAAG GTTTCTTGTCTGATGGCTGCTTTTCGAAAAGGTCACATTAAAGTGGTTAAATGGATGATGAATCATGTAATACAATTCCCAAGTGACCAGGAGATGACGAGGTATATAGCAACTGTTAGTGACAAGGAACTCTTGGAGAAGTGTCAAGAATGCATGAAAGTAATAAGAGCAGCTAAAGAGACACAAGCTATTAAGGCGAACAAAAACGCTACCATATTGCTAGAAGAACTCGATATGGAAAAAAC AGAAGAATCAAAAAAGGCAGACGCTGCGCGAAGACGggaaagtaagaaaaaaaagaagctcgAGAAGAAGGAGGAGAAACGTAAACTTCA GAAGAACGAAACAGCTTTCGAGGACAAAGAGGAGAACGGAAAGAAATCGGGCGATGAGGAATGCGATCGGGTGGATGACAGTGAACACGAGGGTGGTGAGAGAATGGAGAGCGTGCCATCATCCATGAACAGAAGTCCAGAGGATCCTGATAGAGAGAAAGGTGATAGTGGAATAGATGCAAATAGTCACGGAAGTTGTAGTAGCAATGATGTAATggcaagagaaaagaagaaagataagaagaaaaaaaagaataatactcctaataacaatgttaaaataaaacgtataaCGTATATGACTCCTTTAGTgtcatatcaattatttattttttatttttttattttttttattaagatggGTCTAACACCGCTAATGGGAGCTGCTAGTGATGGATACGTTGAGGTTTACCGCATGTTATTTAGCAAAGGTGTGTTAACGCAACACCTGTTTCCCATTtctaaaagcaataaaatacaacaattgagtattgttttaattgtaaataattatattctttttctgtctaaaattaaaaaaagatataattattaa
- the LOC126848934 gene encoding phenylalanine--tRNA ligase beta subunit: MPTIGIKRDLLFQALGKTYSDDEFQDLCFKFGLELDEVTTEKQMIAKEQGFNQDTNASEDIIYKIDIPANRYDLLCLESLSVGLLIFLNKMPIPHYKTIKPKTGMEKIVMNPECLKIRGHIVAAILRDVTLTQDSYNSFIDLQDKLHQNIGRKRSLVSIGTHDLDTIKGPFLYDARPPSEICFKPLNQNKEYTGEGIMQLYATHAQLKQYLPIIKDSPVYPVIYDSNGIVLSLPPIINGDHSKITLNTKNIFIECTAIDLTKAKIVVDTIVCAFSQYCSKKYTAETVEVVYPDNQTFCYPSLKYRTEEIDCNKAINYIGIKQTPEQIAQLLSKMSLKSKVKNNDKLVVEIPPTRHDVIHSCDIYEDIAIAYGYNEIEKTIPHMSTIAAEFPLNKLTDQIRIELAEAGFTEALTFSLCSREDVADKLGYKIEDVPAIHISNPKTLEFQVARTSLLPGLLKTISANRKMPLPHKLFEVSDVILRDDKTEVGARNNRRLCAVYANKSAGFEIIHGLVDRILLLLEVPWSPNRDKSQYYLRTAEDPTFFPQRCAEIVCYGEVIGKMGVLHPDVLSKFELNIPCSAMEINIEPFL, from the exons atGCCAACTATTGGAATAAAAcgtgatttattatttcaagcaTTGGGCAAAACATATT cgGATGATGAGTTTCAAGatttatgtttcaaatttGGTTTAGAACTAGATGAGGTG ACAACAGAAAAGCAAATGATAGCAAAGGAACAAGGTTTTAACCAAGATACAAATGCATCTGAAGATATCatctataaaattgatattccaGCTAACCGATATGATCTTTTGTGCTTGGAAAGTTTAAGTGTTGGACTGCTCATCTTTTTGAACAA GATGCCCATTCcacattataaaacaataaaaccaAAGACAGGAATGGAAAAAATAGTGATGAATCCAgaa TGCTTAAAAATAAGAGGCCACATAGTTGCAGCAATTTTGCGCGATGTTACTTTGACACAAGATTCTTACAATAGCTTTATTGATCTTCAAGATAAATTGCACCAAAATATAGGAAGAAAGCGTAGTTTAGTTTCTATTGGTACTCATGATTTAGATACAATTAAAGGCCCATTTTTATATGATGCCAGACCACCATCAGAGATATGTTTTAAGCCACTTAATCAGAACAAAGAATATACAGGTGAAGGCATTATGCAATTGTATGCA ACACATGCACAACTCAAACAATATTTGCCCATCATAAAAGACAGTCCTGTTTATCCAGTGATTTACGATAGTAATGGAATTGTCTTGTCTCTTCCTCCTATCATTAATGGAGATCACTCAAAGATAACTCttaatacgaaaaatatttttattgaatgcaCTGCAATAGATCTCACAAAA GCGAAAATCGTGGTGGACACTATAGTCTGTGCTTTCAGTCAGTATTGTAGCAAAAAGTACACAGCTGAAACTGTAGAAGTGGTATACCCTGATAATCAAACTTTTTGTTATCCAAGTTTAAAGTATCGAACCGAAGAAATTGACTGTAATAAagcgataaattatatcggTATTAA aCAAACACCAGAACAGATTgcacaattattatcaaaaatgtcACTAAAATCTAAGGTgaagaataatgataaattagtGGTAGAAATACCACCAACAAGACACGATGTGATACATTCTTGTGACATTTATGAAGATATTGCTATTGCCTATGGATATAACGAAATAGAAAAAACTATACCACATATGTCGACAATTGCAGCAGAa TTTCCACTCAATAAACTCACCGACCAAATACGAATAGAACTAGCAGAGGCAGGATTCACTGAGGCGTTAACTTTTTCTctg tGTTCTCGCGAAGATGTAGCTGATAAATTGggttataaaatagaagatgTACCAGCAATTCATATATCTAATCCAAAAACTTTGGAATTCcag GTTGCACGTACTTCACTTTTACCAGGATTACTTAAAACGATATCTGCGAATAGGAAAATGCCATTGCCTCATAAATTGTTTGAAGTTTCTGATGTTATATTAAGAGATGATAAGACAGAAGTTGGTGCGCGCAATAATCGTCGTTTATGTGCAGTGTATGCTAATAAATCAGCTGGTTTTGAGATCATTCATGGCCTAGtggatagaatattattattattagaagtaCCTTGGAGTCCTAACAGAGACAAAAGCCAATATTATTTGCGTACAGCTGAgg ATCCAACATTCTTCCCTCAACGATGTGCCGAAATTGTTTGCTATGGTGAAGTAATAGGAAAAATGGGAGTTTTACATCCCGATGTGCTTTCAaagtttgaattaaatattccatGTTCCGCGATGGAAATAAACATTGAaccatttttataa